The Dermacentor albipictus isolate Rhodes 1998 colony chromosome 2, USDA_Dalb.pri_finalv2, whole genome shotgun sequence genome has a segment encoding these proteins:
- the LOC135916719 gene encoding uncharacterized protein isoform X1, translating into MTAKNDLEPDVNAGGLYIVVKFPEEDDAVAIIHKNWIDGNGCMWPPQKKYIKSLLKAGAMPGNDWRSLPCEVVEAFANYDDAVRGLRKAEDNSDIASASEHGRGKRKKKRRHYSDEDEMPLPQPPQSMQKRATHGIAERSARMEPPSISTVSQHSAYNERMHGTAKRSGKEPLHSWNVPQRSAYNERMHGSPECSAREPLQRSFPRRPECDDNAQSDLPGLWPCVNRTPTPSSGHYDCRSQPFEHEHLGLERRQKTSTHARSPLTAASPPRNDFSRSGSYGLSRASFPTADVLSTPTSRPTSRSVSTINGPSDFEHQVFKILQTILMRVEHQGRQLDAIAQQLCSGPLTVGPAKDVVPKPFEDIKAFEEFDAEISTNEGTRTRLMQQFHGLGGSSVGPATRRILGILLSQEVAVQYSWLGKKGKKSFSALQVADTITRAVMQNFPTSKRSDVESIIKVWLRHSGEKLRKQQAKAATSEGSQDVHSDFSD; encoded by the exons ATGACAGCAAAAAATGACCTCGAGCCAGATGTGAATGCCG gtGGCCTCTACATAGTAGTGAAATTTCCTGAAGAAGATGATGCTGTTGCCATTATACATAAAAACTGGATCGATGGCAACGGCTGCATGTGGCCTCcacaaaaaaaatacataaaaagcTTGTTAAAAGCTGGGGCCATGCCTGGAAATGACTGGAGGAGTCTGCCTTGTGAAGTGGTTGAGGCATTTG CCAATTACGACGATGCTGTACGGGGCCTCAGAAAGGCTGAAGACAACTCAGACATCGCAAGTGCAAGTGAACATGgcagaggaaaaaggaaaaagaaaagaaggcactACAGTGACGAAGACGAGATGCCACTCCCGCAGCCACCACAGTCTATGCAGAAAA GAGCAACACATGGTATTGCAGAAAGATCTGCAAGGATGGAACCGCCAAGTATTTCGACTGTTTCACAGCACTCGGCATataatg AAAGAATGCATGGTACTGCAAAGCGGTCTGGAAAGGAGCCACTGCACTCGTGGAACGTTCCACAGCGCTCTGCATATAATG AAAGAATGCATGGTAGTCCTGAGTGTTCTGCAAGGGAGCCACTGCAGCGGAGCTTTCCACGGCGTCCTGAATGTGATG ACAACGCTCAGAGTGACTTGCCAGGCTTGTGGCCGTGTGTTAATCGAACGCCGACACCAAGTTCAG GCCATTACGACTGTAGGAGCCAGCCATTTGAGCATGAACATTTAG GGTTGGAGAGACGCCAGAAAACTAGCACCCATGCCCGCTCGCCTCTCACAGCTGCCTCTCCGCCAAGAAATGACTTCTCACGATCAG GATCATATGGGCTGAGCAGGGCTTCATTTCCCACTGCTGATGTACTGTCTA CACCTACCTCAAGGCCCACAAGCAGGTCGGTTTCAACCATAAATGGGCCATCTG ATTTTGAACACCAGGTCTTCAAGATCTTGCAAACAATTTTAATGAGGGTTGAGCACCAAGGGCGCCAACTTGATGCCATTGCACAACAGCTATGCAGTGGCCCTTTGACAGTTGGGCCCGCAAAGGATGTGGTCCCAAAACCATTCGAGGACATCAAGGCATTCGAAGAATTTGATGCCGAGATATCAACAAATGAAGGAACAAGGACACGCCTG ATGCAGCAATTTCATGGTCTTGGAGGCAGCAGCGTAGGACCCGCAACACGGCGCATTTTAGGAATTTTGCTAAGCCAAGAAGTGGCAGTGCAGTACAGTTGGCTcggcaaaaaaggaaagaaaagtttCTCTGCACTGCAGGTGGCTGACACAATCACAA GGGCCGTAATGCAAAATTTTCCAACGTCAAAAAGAAGTGATGTAGAAAGTATAATTAAGGTGTGGCTGCGCCACTCTGGTGAAAAACTTAGAAAACAGCAGGCCAAGGCTGCCACATCTGAAG GCTCACAGGATGTGCACTCAGATTTTTCAGATTAA
- the LOC135916719 gene encoding uncharacterized protein isoform X2: protein MTAKNDLEPDVNAGGLYIVVKFPEEDDAVAIIHKNWIDGNGCMWPPQKKYIKSLLKAGAMPGNDWRSLPCEVVEAFGATHGIAERSARMEPPSISTVSQHSAYNERMHGTAKRSGKEPLHSWNVPQRSAYNERMHGSPECSAREPLQRSFPRRPECDDNAQSDLPGLWPCVNRTPTPSSGHYDCRSQPFEHEHLGLERRQKTSTHARSPLTAASPPRNDFSRSGSYGLSRASFPTADVLSTPTSRPTSRSVSTINGPSDFEHQVFKILQTILMRVEHQGRQLDAIAQQLCSGPLTVGPAKDVVPKPFEDIKAFEEFDAEISTNEGTRTRLMQQFHGLGGSSVGPATRRILGILLSQEVAVQYSWLGKKGKKSFSALQVADTITRAVMQNFPTSKRSDVESIIKVWLRHSGEKLRKQQAKAATSEGSQDVHSDFSD from the exons ATGACAGCAAAAAATGACCTCGAGCCAGATGTGAATGCCG gtGGCCTCTACATAGTAGTGAAATTTCCTGAAGAAGATGATGCTGTTGCCATTATACATAAAAACTGGATCGATGGCAACGGCTGCATGTGGCCTCcacaaaaaaaatacataaaaagcTTGTTAAAAGCTGGGGCCATGCCTGGAAATGACTGGAGGAGTCTGCCTTGTGAAGTGGTTGAGGCATTTG GAGCAACACATGGTATTGCAGAAAGATCTGCAAGGATGGAACCGCCAAGTATTTCGACTGTTTCACAGCACTCGGCATataatg AAAGAATGCATGGTACTGCAAAGCGGTCTGGAAAGGAGCCACTGCACTCGTGGAACGTTCCACAGCGCTCTGCATATAATG AAAGAATGCATGGTAGTCCTGAGTGTTCTGCAAGGGAGCCACTGCAGCGGAGCTTTCCACGGCGTCCTGAATGTGATG ACAACGCTCAGAGTGACTTGCCAGGCTTGTGGCCGTGTGTTAATCGAACGCCGACACCAAGTTCAG GCCATTACGACTGTAGGAGCCAGCCATTTGAGCATGAACATTTAG GGTTGGAGAGACGCCAGAAAACTAGCACCCATGCCCGCTCGCCTCTCACAGCTGCCTCTCCGCCAAGAAATGACTTCTCACGATCAG GATCATATGGGCTGAGCAGGGCTTCATTTCCCACTGCTGATGTACTGTCTA CACCTACCTCAAGGCCCACAAGCAGGTCGGTTTCAACCATAAATGGGCCATCTG ATTTTGAACACCAGGTCTTCAAGATCTTGCAAACAATTTTAATGAGGGTTGAGCACCAAGGGCGCCAACTTGATGCCATTGCACAACAGCTATGCAGTGGCCCTTTGACAGTTGGGCCCGCAAAGGATGTGGTCCCAAAACCATTCGAGGACATCAAGGCATTCGAAGAATTTGATGCCGAGATATCAACAAATGAAGGAACAAGGACACGCCTG ATGCAGCAATTTCATGGTCTTGGAGGCAGCAGCGTAGGACCCGCAACACGGCGCATTTTAGGAATTTTGCTAAGCCAAGAAGTGGCAGTGCAGTACAGTTGGCTcggcaaaaaaggaaagaaaagtttCTCTGCACTGCAGGTGGCTGACACAATCACAA GGGCCGTAATGCAAAATTTTCCAACGTCAAAAAGAAGTGATGTAGAAAGTATAATTAAGGTGTGGCTGCGCCACTCTGGTGAAAAACTTAGAAAACAGCAGGCCAAGGCTGCCACATCTGAAG GCTCACAGGATGTGCACTCAGATTTTTCAGATTAA